ttttaattttttttaaagagtacccaattatttttttcccaattaaggggcaatttagcatagccaatccacctaacctgcacatctttgggttgtgggggtgaaacccacgcaaacacggggagaatgtgcaaactccacacagacagtgacccaggaccggtattcaaacccgggtccttagcaccgcagtcccagtgctaaccactgcgtcacgtgCCACCCTCACTGTTGTACATTTCTGATCTCCGCCAGCAGTTTACGACAAAAAAACGGGGAAATCTAGACCATAAGATCATCACTGGCTCAGCTGATGTCTATCTTTTTCACCTATACTATAATGAACAGGAGATATATTTGCCCacctaaaagtttttttttaaaaattaacattAAAAGTCCATACCCTGCAGATCACAACTAAAGTaaggcttttaaaaatgtattaagaCACAAAACAAGAATGTCCTCTATAATAATTTTCAAGACAGTGTCTTTGTGTCTTTAAATCAGTGCATCACTTCAAGCTAGTTTTGCTTTGTTTCTTTGTACTTTGGTCAAGTTCCTAGGATGTCAGCAGCCGTACCTACCCAGAGGTCATTCTTTATCCGAAGCTCAGAAATGTTAGCTGGCTGTTAAGGGGCAGAATTATTGACCCTCACCTACCCATATCTCTATTATTTCTATGATAGGATCAGGTGTGACAACCGGCTGATTTTATTCCCCACTCTCCCCTGCCCCTTCAGAGATGCGTTCTCGAGACCAATTGTAGCAGCCTCACCCACTGCCTTGGCTTTCAGCTAATGAGGGATTGATGTTTGAGCCATTGATTTGTTTTCATGGCTGTGTTGTCCCAGCTATTGTATTTACCATCTCCACTTTAGTCTTGAGATCCCACCCTGCTATCCATGTTGTGCATGTACTGTTGCTACCTGCACAAGCAGTTCTGAGAATTATACATCTAACATCAGTGCTGACTTCaaatcattggactttccaacctgatTAATTATTGTATTGGAAAAGTTAAACTTTTTCTTATTTTCAAAGAATTGGAATTACTTCACTGAAGATCAAACTGAAAATGTGAAAATGATGGAAGAAGTGGAGAAACTCTGTGATCGACTTGAACTGATGAGGTAATAATCTCTATTTCAAAATTCCTTATCTGTATAATTCCAGGTGAACAATTTGCCGTCAATTTATTTTTGAAATTTGAGTTCATTCTTCTGCTCCAAGTCTCTATAAAGTATCCCTGGAAGAGATATCATTCACAATTTCCCTTGATTCTTCCTTGATGGGAACAAAAATCTACAAATAAAATAGCACTACTCATACTGGAAGTCTGAAATGACAGCACAAGATGGCGTCTGAGTACTTTGCCTATGCCACAAatgccatccccctccctggctatTGTTTCAGATTGAACAAGTGCTCCCAGCTTCACATCCTAAATGATCCTGACCTGAGCTCCTTCACCTGTATCTTATCCATCACAAAGACTTCCACCTCTGACATCTCACCCTCCCTCCTTTTCTTAAGCCATCTGCTGCTGAAAACCGTAACCATGTTTAGTGCATTCTGCCCCATTTTAGGAATTCCATCACGATTTGCACCCTCTTTCGTCTCTGTTTAACATTATCCTTGAAACCCCCCCTAATTGCTGCTTCTTTGACTTAATCAATTTTGTTTGAGCAAATCTCTgaagtacttgggggggggggggggggggggggggagaaagagagatttTTTTACTTTAAAGATGTTATATAAGCAAATTGATTTTGTGGGGAAAAAGAGCAGCAATCAGTTTCACATTAAGTTGTAAAATACACACATAAACTTTAAAGATGTCACCTCCCTGCTGAATAGATGTTAATTTTGCTTTGTAGACCTGTTGCCCTTTCGGGTTCTGGACTAACTCCACCCATAAGTACTTCTGTATCATTAAGGTCTAACAGGATTACAGTCGGTCCTTGAAAACCTGACCAAGGCATTTTATTTAGTAGGTTCCAATATGTTTTTATGTTTTATTTTCTTCCAGCCTCCAAGCCTTAAATGAAGTACTTGCATCAAGTACAAGGGATGAAGGCCAAGCTGAGATAGAGAAGCAGGTATGATCTATAATAAAAACAATTACTAGCAGCATCCAGAGATCTTTGGAGAGAGGAGTTTGATGACCTTTTACTTGTGATCCATGATATTTGGCACAgtgtcagggactcgggttcaatacctgccttgggtgacttgtgtttgtggagtttgtaccttatcCCCGTGAatttcctacagtccaaagatgtgcatgatagatggattggctatgcttgattgctccttagtgtccaccggttaggtggggttggggcggggggagttgttctgggttgggtgctctttcagagggtcggtgaagactcgatgggccgaaaaggGAGGCATGTGCTGGGTGGAACAGCAGTAAGGTGTTCAACTTCTGGAACCTATTCTGCCAACTGATCTATACTTCCAACTCTATGGCAGTACCAAATCTGTGTACACAAATTTGGATTGTgcttggagagagtggggcaaaacACGGTTCATTGTGATAAATTAAGAACATCAGTGAAATGtatttggatttgatttgattaagAACTCTTTCTCAAACTGTACCCCCAGCAAAGTAGCATTAATGTAACTAGTTTTTGAACTGACCCAAATGTGTGATTGCTGTAAGCAAAGTTTAACAATTTTTTTCTTGATCTGTTCATGTATCTTGGTCTTTTTTATTTACATAATTAACGTGAGCTTCCGTTTGCTGTGTGTTTGACCATGAAAAATAATGCATGTACTTGCCACAAAAGAAAGCACCGGACAATAAAATAATTTGGTGGTTGGGAACAGGTTACTTTCTTTTACAAGTACTCCTAGTGCCTTTTGTGTCGCCATGCCATGGTGCCTTCTTTTCCATATGGCAGCTATGAACAGTACATGCTTGTCTTCTGTACTTGTTCTATTTCAACAAGTGCTGAATGGAAGCACACCAGCAGATCCggtagcagggcagcacggtagccttgtggatagcacaattgcttcacagctccagggtcccaggttcgattctggcttgggtcactgtctgtgcggagtctgcacatcctccccgtgtgtgcgtgggtttccgccgggtgctccggtttcctcccacagcccaaagatgtgcgggttaggtggattggccatgataaattgcccttagtgttgggtgggattactgggttatggggatagggtgctctttccaggagctggtgcagactcgatgggccgaatggcctccttctgcaccgtaaattctatgatccaggtGAGGGAAAGTTGATATCGAACAATTGTACTGAATAGGAATTTGAGGAAAACCTAATATTGAATGAGCAACAATCTAATTTAAACGTTTTATTCTAAAGATCCAAGAGGTAAATGCACAGTTGGCAAAAGAGAAGGAGGAATCTGAGGCACGAATGCGCCAGGCTGCGAAAAGCTCTGATCATGCCACAGGATACGGAGGAGGAAGCAAAACCTGGCTGGAAGAAGACTTGCAGCTGTTGATAAAAGGTGTAAATATCTTTCCTGCTGGAACTAATACAAGGTAATGCATGACAAAACATGTTGAATAAATAACTGAATTGTTGTTAGAATGTGTCACGCTGGCTGCAACTCCGCGCAGCCTTGAAAATACAGCACAAGTATTTGGAGAAATGAAATTGCTTTGGGAAGCATTGCTTTCTAAATGTAAAATTAGGTGCAAAAATCCTTAACTCTGTGCCTTTACTTCACTTGCACTTCTTATGAGGGGAGGAAGGTGAACAAAAGTGTAGCAGCAGGTCAGGGTTAACTTGAGTTTTATTTCCAAAAATTACAGAACTGGACTAAGTTGATTCAATGATCTATCTCCACCAGGTATCTTGGTAGCCCAGCTGAATAGCGTTGTTTCGACATGGAAGCTCCAATCCTGCCTTTTGACTCTTTCTCCCCAAAATCCAGTTTTTCTTTCATGCCTTGAAGATTGAATAATTGTTCCAAGGGTGCTTCAATCTTCAGAACCTTGTTGACGTGATTATCTGGAGGGGGCTGTGGGAGATGCTGTCACAGCCAATAATCAACTGTTCTGTATTCATCTAATATGGCCATAGTTAGACTACAGACTTGTGACTGTTTGAAAAAGAAAAATTACATTTTGATTGGGACACATCAGAAATAGTGTTTGGAGAGCTGTATGCAGTTACATCCACCAGTCATCATGTTTAAAAATCCTATCTTATCCAATTTGTAAATATTAGTAGTTAATCCTAGTGATCATGTAGATCTGTTCTTTTTCAGATGGGAAGTAATTGCTAATTTTATTAATTCACACTCAACAAGTGGAATCAGAAGGACAGCCAAGGATGTAATCAACAAAGCCAAGAATTTACAAAAACTTGGTAAGTATAGAATCTCCTTTCATTTGATCTTCAACCTGATCCACCATTTGACAAAAAGTATTAAAAGTGACTATGGAAAAGCTTTGAATTATTGTTTAAAAGATGAAGCATGCGTTGTGGGCTGGAGATATCAAGCATATGCTGACTAAAGTATAAAACATTAATGTTGTTGAATTTGTCACCTTTTGAATATTTAGTGTTACTTTGATCAGTTGTAGAGCTGAGTGTTTGCACAACAAAGTTTTGTTCATTCCAAAGCTTTCTGATGTTTATCTGTTCATTACTTTCAATGTAAAGCAACTGGAAGGAATATCAAGGAATTATTTGATAGTTAAACTTAAGGGTTCAGCTGTCAATACAACTTTTTCCAAAGTGAATAGCTTTTTAATCATTTCTATTTGTCTTGCAGATCCTCTACAAAAAGATGAAATTAATAAAAAAGCATTTGAGAAATTCAATAAAGACCACAATACAGCAGTTGCAGCACTGGATAAAGCAACTCCTTCAGAGAGGTTTGAGGGTAAGAAATGGTGAACAGTATGGAATGAGAAAATATTTGTTacacctttttttttaaatgaaacaaTCTGCACTGACGTCTCAACTTGGGATTCAAGCAATCAGAAGCACAAAGCCTATAGATtagattttgtttttaatttttttttgtgggggggggtaaACTTAATAACTGATTGTGTCCATGAAGCAGATCTCATGTGTTTTGAATATTATGACTGCTTCAATATGTCATTAAGTTTACTGATGTTATTCATGGCATTGTAGATGTGATTTTCAATACCAGAATCACAGTAAACTTAACTAACCCATATATTTTGAAATCAGATTTGAATGAGAACATTTCTGTGTGCTATGGGGGGAAAAAGGTCACTTAGCCAATACATTCTAAATTAAAACATTAAAATTGTGAAAAAAACTTTACCTTCAATACTTGCAGATGGTGCAGTTGTGTGACTTATGGGGATAGGAttgaagcctgggcttaagtagggtgctctttccaagggtcggtgcagactcaatgggctgaatggccttctgcactgtaaattctatgattcattcaccATTACACCTGGAAGAGCCTTCAGGATTGAGTTTTTAAAAATGATCTTGTTGAAAGCACATAACCAGTAGATTGGTTGAGTACCTGGGCCAACTAAACAAGTTTGGAATGATTCCTGGCTAGTGGACCACTTTATTGTCTAGTTCCTTGAAAGGAGAGAAGGAAAATTCAAGTTAAGTTCAGAAAAGGCAGTGAAACTCTAATACCGTCAAAATCATGAAGGTTAATCACTGTTATGTCCGTAGTTATTCAACCTCTGAGCATTTGCCTCTATACTTCTGGGGAGGAATCTGCTTCTGATTATTCTACCACTTCTCATGCACTTCCAGAGGTGATATAGACTTTGACTGCTACCCTCCATTGCAGAATGCTTGTGATGTTTGGGATCTTGGCTCATAAGCATGACAACTTAAAGAGAAAGGGTGGAAAAGCAAATTGTCATATTCTATGCTTTATTCCAGTAATAAATCTTGTCTACATTCAATGCTGTTTATAATGACCTTAATGTGAATAAATCATAAAGGAAGACGTTATAGAATTTTTtaagggtagcactgttgcttcacaatgccagggtcccaggtttgattcctggcttgggcactatctgtgcggagtctgcacgttctccctgtgtctgcgtggattttctcccacaaatcccaaaagacgtgctgttaggtgaattggatattttgaattctccctctgtgtactcgaacaggcgctggaatgtgacgactagcggattttcacagtaacttcattgcagtgttaatgtaagcctacttgtgacaaagatttttaaaaaaattttaaatgagTGACAGGAAGTTTGTAAGATGCTTCTCAGCAGCCTGCTTTTAACTAGAAAAGTAAACTTATTACTGGTGTAAAAAGCTTTACAGTAGTGAATATGCTTTTATTTCATGCCACAGCGCATGGTTGTGACATTAACCCATGGACAGCAGAAGAACAGAAACTTCTGGAACAAGCACTGAAGACCTATCCAGTAAACACCCCTGAACGGTGGGAAAAGATAGCAGCAACTATTCCAGGAAGAACAAAGAGAGATTGCATGAAGAGATATAAGGTAAGCAAAAGTCTGAGACAGTTCTAGCTCCTAGTTCCTTTTATAAATGACCTAAAGAATTCATAGTCAAACCTGACATCCTTACTGGGTCTGGCCCATTTATGACTGACTGTGAAATGTTCACACTCAGTTACTGACCACCGCATCCAATGAGTTAACATTTCTCAAAGTGTAATAAAATGTAGACTTGCAAGGTCATTTCAACTGCCTCTTTAAATTGTGATGCAACTGATGTATACAAAATATTTTAATAATCTGCTATGCTGGATTTCAAAGTTGGCCGTTAAAACTTATGCTTTTGATCTCTCTGCTTCTACTTAACAGGAACTTGTTGAAATGGTCAAAGCAAAGAAAGCCGCACAAGACCAAGTTAATACTGTTAGATCGAAGAAATGAGATGTTGCCACTCCCTTTTATCATTGTGCATGTGATTATTTGATAATAAAACAACAAAACCAAGTATAAATGACCCACTTTATTATTAATAGAATATAAACTTTTATACACAGTTACAGCTGCTGTTATTTACACTCTCAACCAGTACATTGCACTGCATATTTTGTTATAATCTGGAAGCTGTTCAATAGGACCTGGAACAAAAAATAAATAGCATTACAAACATTTAAAACTTCTGCAGTAAAATGACATTGGTTCTGATGTCCACTTACCAACAGCAGCAATTGCAGGACACTTGTTGTAGGTATACTTGGTGCATACATCCCGCACTGTTTTGGCATCAACGGCCTAGTTCAAAAATTGCAACGCACTAATTAGTTTAAAACAATTGCACTTccaggcagtggttagcactgctgcctcacggcaccgaggtcccaggtttgatcccggccactgtccgtgtggtgtttgcataggttttgtccccacaacccaaaaagatgtgcagggtaggtgactggccacactaaattaccccttaattggaaaaaatgaattgggtactctaaaaacaaTTGCACTTGTGTAAACCAGTTAAACACAACTGCTCTCATTCTATGTGCTGTTGGGAGAATTATGTTCACTTACCTCAATCCTCGCTTCAAGCTCTGGGATTGGAATTCTTCGATTGTAACATAACATTTGTCTCCCAATATCTTCACAGATTGGTGTTGATCCTGCAAATGTTGACATtccaaatgaatatttttaagcAAGCATGGACAACAAACTCCACAAATAGAAAATCTTGTTCTTACCATCAAGTTGCAGCAACATGTTTGTCTTTAAGAGGTTTTTGGCTCGAGCAACTTCACTGTCAGTAACAATAGTACACAATCTCATCCTGAATTAGAAAAACATCTTAATTAGTGGCATAGACAGTCTTTGTAGCTCTGTTGATCCCCATTATTGGTTTAACATGTATAAAAATATACAACGGAAATATTAGGAGATGTGAGCAAAGTATTTTTGAATGTTGCTGCCATTTTTAGCATGTGAATGTCTGATTGTTACACAGGGATCAAAAAGCCCACAATAGGTGGTTCTTGTGAGGGTAAATAGTGTAGCAGTTATAACACTTACTACCTGCTGCAGCACTTGTGTAATGATGGCAAAACCTCACAATATAATTGCAGAACTAATTTTAACTGATTCTTCACTTCAGGAAAAATCATTTTGAATGTGTACACTAGGAATGCCTGTTTTTAACCTATTCTGTACATTGCAGAGATACTTGTTAAAAGCTGAAATTTAATTTAGAACGGAAATAATacaacagaaggaagccatttggcctgtcAAATCTgtgccagcactgctgcctcacggtgccgaggtcccaggttcaatcccggctctggtcactgtccgtgaggagtttgcacattctccccgtgcttgcgtgcgtttcgcccccacagcccaaaaatgtgcaggctaggtggattagccatgctaaattgcctcttaattggaaaaaaaatgaattgggtactctaaattcatatttaATTTTTGTTTAAAAATCTGTGCCAGCAGGGGGAGGTCACGTGATAAGCATGAGAACAGCTGTGTTTCCATAAGCGCTGGCACGCTGTCTATAATACTTTCATTTATCACGCTACACTAATCTGGGAGTGAGAATTCCATATTATGTCATGAATGATTTCTGGCTAAATGCTGGTGTCAAAATGCTGAGAAAAATTAAGAAAATAGTCAATAAAAAGAGCAGTCAGAAGTGAGTGGGGTGGAGCTGACTCAATATAGTGgtaggcactgctgcctcagtgccatggaccactgtctgtgtgaagtttgcatttttcccacccatgtctgtgtgggtttcctctgggtgctctggtttcctccccagtccaaagatgtgcaggttaggtgggttggttatgctaaattgtctcttagtgtccaaaaagatgtgtagattagattaaggggttaatgggatagggcagggagtgagcttaggtgaagtactctttcagagggtcggtgcacactcaatgggctgcatgaccaccttctgcattgtagggattctatgacaactTAGTGAGCATACAGGCTCTTGATCCAGCACTCAAAGGCATTACAACTGATGACAAGAAACTCGTCTTAGCACAAAATATCAGAGCTGCAGAATATGGGTAAAGGCTTGACGAAGCGAGGAGAGAATCAGTATTGTTGAAAATACAACTTATTCAGTAGAGGCCTGCTTAAAATCCTTAGAAAAGCAGCTGCATGTTCTGTTATTGACGACCtggaaaacagaagcaggaggaagAATGCCCGGATTGTCAGTTTCTCAGAAGAAGCTGAGGGTAAGCTACCATGTTTTAATTTAGAAACAAAAGGTGGATACATTAAATGAGAAAGAGCCCATCATATCCTGATTTTGAAGCCTAGGGACAACAGATGACCCTAGCCCGTAATTATCATTTTCATAACTTCAAGGGACACCAAAGAGTATTGGAGACAAGTTAGATGCAATGGGGCCTTGCTCCATGAGGGAGTGAAGGTCTCTCTTTTTTCAAGATTTCTTGGCAACGATTGGActgcagtaaattgaagaggtgtaggttaggttgatcttagattaggataagtggtcggcccgacatcatgggctg
This DNA window, taken from Scyliorhinus torazame isolate Kashiwa2021f chromosome 13, sScyTor2.1, whole genome shotgun sequence, encodes the following:
- the dnajc2 gene encoding dnaJ homolog subfamily C member 2 isoform X2, with product MVLKHHPDKRKATGEQIGEGDNDYFTCITKANEILSDPLKRRAFDSVDPTFDNAIPSKSEAKENFIEVFLSAFERNTRWSKQKHVPKLGNLNSSIEEVDSFYSFWYNFDSWREFSYLDEEEKEKAECRDERKWIEKQNRAARAQRKKEEMNRIRTLVDTAYSCDPRIKKFKEEEKARKESEKKAKVEAKRKEQEEKEKQKQAELEIARLAKEKEEEEARQQALQTKKEKEIQKKAIKKERQKLRTVCKNWNYFTEDQTENVKMMEEVEKLCDRLELMSLQALNEVLASSTRDEGQAEIEKQIQEVNAQLAKEKEESEARMRQAAKSSDHATGYGGGSKTWLEEDLQLLIKGVNIFPAGTNTRWEVIANFINSHSTSGIRRTAKDVINKAKNLQKLDPLQKDEINKKAFEKFNKDHNTAVAALDKATPSERFEAHGCDINPWTAEEQKLLEQALKTYPVNTPERWEKIAATIPGRTKRDCMKRYKELVEMVKAKKAAQDQVNTVRSKK